Below is a genomic region from Zea mays cultivar B73 chromosome 9, Zm-B73-REFERENCE-NAM-5.0, whole genome shotgun sequence.
TCTCTGATATGCACGGGCTACCAACAATCTCTTTGATTATGGACGAGTAACGGGCTGCTTCCACGGAGGTTCCAGTGAGGAGGTTGTCATTATTCGTGGTGGTTCATGTGCTGATTAGCAATGTGTGCACCCTATGGAACCAACCATAACCGAATGGTGACTCCTGTTTTTTTTCTGATTGGTTGTGCCTAAATCACCAATCGTCGGTGGATTTCTTATGATTAGTTGGGTGATCCTGTGCTCCTGGTTTGGATTGGATGCTATCTGTCAGGCTAGCCTTGTTGCTATATATTGGAGGCTCTTCGCCTGCTTCGGTTACCGTGGGGAGTTGCTGGGTGTTTTTTTTCTACCCTACATAAACACTTCAGGTCTTTAGCCTATTGAGGATGGACTACTATTTCATTTCTGCTTGTTACTCTTTGGATCCTCCTATTTTGTGCACATGTGTTACCTGTTTGGGTTTTCCATGCTAAACATGTCTCTTGTCTGATTGCTTGTGTTTTTTATGTACTGTTTATTTTATAATGAATAAAAACTATTAACTACTTTTTATCTTATGTTGAATAATATATTTCAGCACAAATAAGCTTGGATTCACACCAGAGTTTCTAGGGCGTGTGAAGCTTGTAACCTCCTTTGCATCCCTGCTCGGTGTTGGGCTCTACAACTATTTTCTGAAGGAAGTTCCTCTAAGGAAAATATTTCTCGTGACAACCATTATAGGTTCAGCTCTTGGGATGACACATGTGCTCTTTATATTATTTTCTTGATTGTTACTGCAATTCTTTTCTATCCTTTAAACATACTGCATCGTATATATTTAGGTGCTTCTTGTAACTGTATTAAATCGAAAGTTTGGGATTAGTGACGAGTGGTTTTCTATTGGTGATTCATTAATCATCACAGTCCTTGGTCAGGTAAGTAACATTACTGCAATGCTTAATAACAGTAGAGTGCATTTTACATGATTGCATAAAAACCTATTTTGTGCACCTGTGTTACCTGTTTGGGTTTTCCATGCTAAACCTGTCTCTTGTCTGATTGCTTGTGTTTTTTATGTACTGTTTATTTTATAATGAATAAAAACTATTAACTACTTTTTATCTTATGTTGAATAATATATTTCAGCACAAATAAGCTTGGATTCACACCAGAGTTTCTAGGGCGTGTGAAGCTTGTAACCTCCTTTGCATCCCTGCTCGGTGTTGGGCTCTACAACTATTTTCTGAAGGAAGTTCCTCTAAGGAAAATATTTCTCGTGACAACCATTATAGGTTCAGCTCTTGGGATGACACAGGTGCTCTTTATATTATTTTCTTGATTGTTACTACAATTCTTTTCTATCCTTTAAACATATTGCATCGTATATATTTAGGTGCTTCTTGTAACTGGATTAAATCGGAAGTTTGGGATTAGCGACGAGTGGTTTTCTATTGGTGATTCATTAATCATCACAGTCCTTGGTCAGGTAAGTAACATTACTGCAATGCTTAATAACAGTAGAGTGCATTTTACATGATTGCATAAAAAAATGTATTCAGTTGATCATGTACCCTTTTTCGTTACATAGTGACTGTGTAACATAGTACTTTTATATGTCCATAATTTAGACTGGCCACTGACAATTCAGGATCAGCTGATCTTAGTTGTGAAATGGTGTACCTGTTCTTAGGAATATGTTGACTTATTTTGAGGATAGAAGTCTCAATGTTCCATGTGTACAATGAGAGCATCATTTGCATATTAATATGAGTTAAATAATATCTAGCTTTGACACCTCCTGCCTTCAATTGCTTCCTTGAATGCAAGCTTATGTTGCTTAAGCTTTTTTTGTAGGCTTCATTTATGCCAGTCTTGGTGTTAGCTGCAAAACTGTGCCCTCCAGGAATGGAAGCCACTTTATTTGCAACTTTGATGTCCATTTCTAATGCTGGAAGTGTTACTGGTGGTTTGGTTGGTGCTGGTCTAACTCGGATATTTGGGGTCACCAGGGACACCTTTGGGAACCTACCTCTATTGATTGTCATCTGCAATCTTAGTTCGCTGCTGCCCTTACCTCTTTTAGGTCTCCTGCTAGAGGAATCAGGTGACACAGACAATGGAGAAACAAAGAATATCTGACTTGCTGAGGGTTTCATCTCTGTTTGTTCTGATTCTCAAGTATAGCATACCATAGTGCGCAGCTTCAACTCAGATATGATCCATCCAGTTGAAGTTCAAAAGATCAGTGGGGAAATATGGAAATCATACTGGAGATAAGTTCAGTTAGTCACCACCACCATCAGCCAGTATCTCCTGCGACTATTAACCTGTGATCAAAGCGATTCATTGGTGATCTATGATGGCGCACAGGTAATCACCAATTTTTTTAGTTTATATAAGCTACCTTGCATACGAAGGCAAGGTCGGTTTTATCTCTCTATATTCTTTGAGTTTTTATTAGCTAATGCTGCTACCCCATGAAAACTAGAGTAGGGGTCAAAGACTAGTAGTTGAGGATTCCCTTACAAAGTCGAATGTATTGTAaccaaaagagagagagagggaatatTTATGCATTACGGAGACCTAGAGTACAGACACGTAAAGGAAAATACTTGCACACAATTCGCCTTGCCGTACAGTATCAGGTTCTGCTTACATCACTAGGCCCAAATGAAGTGCAATCAGAGGCACATAAAGGAAAACTATAGCACAACAGAAATGCAGCACCCATGGTCCATAACAACTCACTGAGTTTTTGCAGTGCCAAGTACTGGTGTCAATGATAAATTGATAATAGTGTGTATAACCATAGATCTATTCTTTGATGTCTGTTTGGGCTTTGGGGGTTAACTTAAAATATGGTTTCAATTTATTGGCGAGTCGAATAAGAGTTAAGTAAGAAATGATCATTGGAATCAATGGAGTGTAAAGCATCCAGGAACTAACCTGTGTGTTTCTCTTTTGAGGGTGTGCTCAGTGCTCCTATAGTTGGTATTTATCCAGGACTACAATCAGTTAAATTATATCATGAGGACGAATCATTGTTGAATAAAAAATCGTCGATTAGTTTCTGGATGTTTTACATATTTCTCTTAAAAAACATGCAGCTGTGGTTGTCTAGTTCATTATTGAATCTTATTGAATGTAGATATGCACGATCGATTCGAACAGTTTCTTGCATGGTAATGTAGAGCAGCACGAATGGTCATATTATTCCGAGTATTCTGCCTGCGTTGCTCGAGGAATGGACACCCTAGTTTTTATGGTCACATtttgtgtttatcatgctttcctatatctttgtgtacatgtgatttaatgccagttgtatatttatgagaattttggtttattttgtaggattctggctctcatcaagtgactcctccccctcacgctgactttgcggacagatgtctcaattctagtggtggagctacaaacaacaatccgatgtcctgatcgagagcgatggagctaatgtttgaaattgtgtgtttgaacttgtgaactacaaatgtgaactatggatgtgaacttgtgtgaatttgtgaacttatgtatttggatttatgtgaatttgtgaacttatatatttggacttgtgtgaatttgtgatatgaacatatatcaatgtgtttgaaatctttattgtatgtgatattctgtgttgcatgtgatattatgtgtgtctaatttttcatttctatatttttattttttctggaaaagggttaagaacgtgggtaccgtcgaacttaatgggcagccctcaccgacccacgcaggacccataagttcgacggccatgtggccccgtcgaacttaaatgtaagaacgtgggtgccgtcgaacttatgagaaaaaattcgacggcccccgtcgaacttaaaaacccacgttcttaatgttaagttcgacggtacccacgttcttaatgttaagttcgacggtacccacgttcttaatgttaagttcgtcggggccgtcgaacttacttctctaagttcgtccaaaaatcgccgtcggctatattcgtcggtaaacccacgttcttatggtaagttcgacggcctattacattaagttcgacggtttttcacccacgttctttaaccagtttcttgtagtgcacgtcagtggcagagcgtgatgcgggagtctcctcttcgtcggatactttttgcttcggagatgatactttcctcttcttcggaatattcttcttttttggtggttctttctcatcttcatttaaagcttcggttacccttttccttttccggccttcgacacctttattcagattttcgtagtcagggtattcaaaacccagggcgtccagcacccgattcagtcttcgcttcggacgggtaccgaaggccgcagtcatcaactgatcctcttttttggagtaattaccgagtatttcattgcacattatttcaattgtgtccagccactcttggcaaggtgttttaaaatatttcttaaacttgtaatagtaaggtaaccgcacaagttcctcttctttcttctccccctctagcttcgacatttcccattcttttaaggtaggaaaaaccctgaaagccaaaaactcttgaaccaggtctcttgtgctgatatgctctgaaataattttaaactcagccaacgctttttgtgttggaccttctggtgtcatgttgcaatgaggtcgggtttctccgaagattagttcaagcggactctgcacaagcttctccttgtcgtcatcaaccttgacgtagaaccattccgatttccagcctgccggccacttgcttcgatagctgatgacaggaaactttgtggttttccgataggcaaaattatagcaaccaaagttatcatgcaatccatcttttctagccttcgtctgataatgcagctcatgaactcgacaaaagctgtcggcaaacggctccaccgcctggcttcggagggcccagatatagacgctaagcctaacgatagcgttaggagtcagctgatgaaagtagatcccaaacctcttcaatacatctgcaataatcccatgcagggggaatctcaacccagcctttagaaagctcttgaaaatgactatttcatccttctctggtttcggggtagtttcttcccccccgaagcgtagtagcttcttctgactttcactgaaataacccgacttcaccatcttggagagatcagccttcgaaacagtcgactttccgaagtccaagtggctgggcttacttggcatggcaatacgataaacatcttcggaa
It encodes:
- the LOC103639425 gene encoding folate-biopterin transporter; translated protein: MEMTTIGRPLRRSAAAAVRADSSSSAPLLDTPRLSVGFLCRLVRTSSTPAASTDLFASGTAIPASTNKLGFTPEFLGRVKLVTSFASLLGVGLYNYFLKEVPLRKIFLVTTIIGSALGMTHVLFILFS